The sequence below is a genomic window from Lolium perenne isolate Kyuss_39 chromosome 4, Kyuss_2.0, whole genome shotgun sequence.
AGACTGAAAACTTTTCAAATCTGGAAATAAGATCATATTTGAAAAGGTTTGGATTAAAAAAATATTTAAAGTTGCaaattgttcaaatctgaaaattgATCAAAGAtggaaaattttcaaaaaatgaAATTTGTTCAAgtttcaaaatttggaaaaacttataatttaaaattgttcaaatgagAGGAGTGAAGAATGGAAGAAAAAAAGAAACCCAAAGAAATAAACCAGAAGCCTGTGTGGCCTGGCTTCTTGTACCGATCGAGCGCAAGGCCCAGGTAAGGCTGGCCGGTCTTTCTTCGGCAGACACGGGCCAAGCTCTCATCGCAAGTAAAATAGGAGCACTTGTTTTTCGCTGATTTACCTCTAAATTGGGGCCCTGCATAGAAACCTGCCCGTGTCCGAGTCAAATCGGTACTGCTGCATATATGCCGATAAAACCGTGGGATCCATCTTTTTCTTGAACGAGTTTTTTTGTTGAACGAGGTGTGCGCGCGGCAGATCAAAGCCGACGACAACTCACTCGTGCGTGATGCACCCTTCCTCATCAGGAAAAAAAGAACCCAAGAAATCCAAGCTAGTCACGCCGGACGTGCCTCATGAGCTGATTGCGACACAGATCCTTGTCCATCTTCCCGTCAGGTCGCTGCTGCGGTTTAGATGCGTTTGCAAGTCATGGCACCACACCATCGACAACGACTACTTCATCCAAGCACACCTCCGTGTCCGCAACCTATCCCTCCTCGTCGCCCCGCTGATCAAGAACACCAACGATGACCGCGGAGAAGAATTCATCATCGCCGGCTTGCACCGTTGGGATCACAAGCGTAACCCGGGTGGCGCCGCGGCAGCTACCCTAATACACGACATGGCTGACTACGACCACTTACCCTTCCCCGACAAGAGAAACGCGCACGACCTCGCGCACTGCGACGGCCTAGTGCTGCTGCCCACCGATGCCAAGGTGATCGTGCTCAACCCAGCCACACGGCGCGTCCTCACGCTTCCCTCCAGCCCGCACTCCGTGAGGCCTCCTAGACTCCCAGCCCACATCCGAGGCCATCAGGCCTTTGGCTTCGGCCATGACCTTCGCTCCAGCGCCTACAAGGTTGCTCGATTCTTCTACCGCTGTGACAAGGATGGCTACCACTGCACCACGGGGATGGAGGTGTTCACCCTGAAAACGGACAAGCATTGGCGCGAGACAGCTGTGCCACCACCGTACCCGGTCATGGCAGGGCGAACTGCGACCTTCTTCAAGGGCTCCTTGCTCTGGACAGCCCAGGCCTCGCTTCTGCCCAACACCCAGGGCTTCATCCGCTTTAACTTGGAAGATGAGTCCTTCAGCATCACGCCGCCACCGCCTACTTGTGGCCCAGGGCTAGACTATGCGGCATCCAGCTTAGCCGAGCTACGAGGAGAGTTGTGCCTATGCGTGCCTGGTCAGCGAGGAGCCGACGGAAGTTCGCTAGAGATGTGGATGTGCGCCGATCTTGGTACCAATGATGAGGCACCCCGATGGCACCGGCGCTATATCATCCGCTTCGCCCCCTTTTGTAGGTGGAGGTATTTTCGTCTAATTTCCATGCTTGATGAGGAGCCCGTGTTCCAAGCCGGGTCCGACCATCTCGTGCTCTACGGTATCCAGAATGGAGATGGTGTCTTCAATGATATGGTCAGCCTCAAGGACACAATGTATCAGAATGCCGATAATGACAGCAAACACAGTCATATGCTTGTCGAGTACATTGATGTGATCCCCTACGTCGAAAGCCTGGTTCCACTCTAGGCCTGTCCAAGAATTAAGAATTTGTATTAATGTTTTTGTCCATCCCAATTTCTTTAATAATTATTAGGGGTGCTGCTCAGACCCTCGCACAATATTTGATAAATATTTCACGGATTTTATGGATATTAAAATATGAATTCATATCTCGAGATCATTTCCTAAGGTTTTCAATTCTCTTACTCTCAAGTTTCACAAATGGTGCTCTGAAATGATCATCATGATGCACATTAGGACTTTCAATTACCACGTGTTGTTTTTTTGTTGTGGTCAATCAACGTGTATTCCATATGATTTTTTTTGTTGGCAATTTTACCGTTGGAGAAACCCCTACGGTGTGATTTTATATTATATTAATATAAGGATGCACTATAAAAAAATAGGAAGCTTCGTATGATTTCCTATCCggtacttagagcatctccaatcgcgtccccaaaccgtcccccaaaccgtgccagattgagcatttgggggacatgtttcgttcgtgccgcgtttgggggacgtgtttcattcgtgccgcgtttgggagacgtcgctccccagtcgcgtcccctaaACAAAATTTCGAAATTTTAAACTTAGATTCGATTAGATTCATCCAAACTTggcatatattacatagattcgaacgaaatttaactaaatttaaactaaacctaatctagaagtacttgcggcggccggaggcgtcgtagtactggtggaagttgtacatgtcgtcggtgacgacctcctgcttgacgcgttcGTCGGGctggtcgacgggctcgtccttcaccaagccgcttggtcctgtctcgccgtcgtcggtgaggtccatgaGCGGCTTgccgagtcgcggatggacatggcgagttgcggatggacatggcgatcgccatgtcggggtcgcccctccaggcgtccttgtcattCATCGACGCCAAGCAtgccgcccgcagccctgggcagtcctcggggtcatcgctgctggcgatgagccgctgctgccgctcgtactccgccagccgcGTCGCCTTCGCcacttcctccggctcctccttcatcttcggcttTGGGATGAGGAGGGTGCCGCCACACCTCTCTTGCGGCTGCCGGCTgtcgctgccgccacgcctcgtgttgacgggcgtcgccggctcctccttcaccacgcGTTTgaagacggtgtagggcgccgagcggtacgacgaggacggcgtcgatcgggccgttcctgaggaagaagagttcgaggaggacgagtacgtcgtactcctcggctgccattgcagtggtc
It includes:
- the LOC127348170 gene encoding putative F-box protein At3g52320, which codes for MHPSSSGKKEPKKSKLVTPDVPHELIATQILVHLPVRSLLRFRCVCKSWHHTIDNDYFIQAHLRVRNLSLLVAPLIKNTNDDRGEEFIIAGLHRWDHKRNPGGAAAATLIHDMADYDHLPFPDKRNAHDLAHCDGLVLLPTDAKVIVLNPATRRVLTLPSSPHSVRPPRLPAHIRGHQAFGFGHDLRSSAYKVARFFYRCDKDGYHCTTGMEVFTLKTDKHWRETAVPPPYPVMAGRTATFFKGSLLWTAQASLLPNTQGFIRFNLEDESFSITPPPPTCGPGLDYAASSLAELRGELCLCVPGQRGADGSSLEMWMCADLGTNDEAPRWHRRYIIRFAPFCRWRYFRLISMLDEEPVFQAGSDHLVLYGIQNGDGVFNDMVSLKDTMYQNADNDSKHSHMLVEYIDVIPYVESLVPL